A part of Mycolicibacterium sp. TUM20985 genomic DNA contains:
- a CDS encoding nuclear transport factor 2 family protein — translation MTSNPTPSPLEALQKDVRYLLDRTEILDCIARHARGCDRHDIDLITAAYHQDGVDEHGHAINAGPEYGAWANATHAETSRVHTHNITTHSCEIDGDTAHAESYVLVVLIGPDTKSAQFITGRYIDRLERRDGHWRIVVRRSTVEGMFIGDARVLQLPFFTEKGYLVGTRDRDDLSYERPLSIDTPAPARW, via the coding sequence ATGACGAGCAACCCCACCCCCAGCCCCCTGGAAGCGCTCCAGAAGGACGTCCGCTATCTCTTGGATCGCACCGAGATCCTGGATTGCATCGCCCGCCATGCGCGTGGCTGCGATCGCCACGACATCGATCTGATCACCGCGGCCTATCACCAGGATGGGGTCGACGAGCACGGACATGCGATCAATGCGGGGCCGGAGTACGGGGCCTGGGCCAACGCCACCCACGCCGAGACCTCGCGCGTACACACCCACAACATCACCACCCACAGCTGCGAGATCGATGGCGACACCGCGCACGCCGAGAGTTACGTGCTCGTGGTCCTGATCGGACCCGACACCAAGAGCGCACAGTTCATCACCGGTCGTTACATCGACCGACTCGAGCGCCGCGACGGTCACTGGCGCATCGTCGTTCGCCGGTCAACGGTCGAGGGCATGTTCATCGGCGACGCCCGGGTTCTGCAGTTGCCATTCTTCACGGAGAAGGGCTACCTCGTCGGAACGCGAGATCGTGACGACCTGTCTTACGAGCGCCCGCTGAGCATCGACACCCCGGCACCCGCGCGCTGGTAG
- a CDS encoding SRPBCC family protein, translated as MFLPVLPFPGVAGVANQTEAWDHPGPTRNPQFTDGSQADEQMTEYTAGTSFAYQLTGFTNMLSKLAVGVRGEWTFTPDGNGTLIRWSYEFKPLPGRRWIIAGPFKPLWRRYMAAALARSVDTSESDFASSATRG; from the coding sequence GTGTTCCTTCCCGTATTGCCGTTTCCCGGTGTCGCAGGTGTCGCCAATCAGACCGAGGCGTGGGATCACCCCGGGCCTACCCGAAATCCGCAGTTCACCGATGGGTCCCAGGCCGACGAGCAAATGACCGAGTACACCGCGGGCACAAGCTTCGCCTACCAACTCACCGGCTTCACCAACATGCTCTCCAAGCTCGCCGTCGGCGTTCGCGGTGAGTGGACCTTCACACCCGACGGCAACGGAACTCTCATTCGGTGGTCCTACGAGTTCAAGCCTCTGCCCGGTCGCCGCTGGATCATCGCCGGACCGTTCAAACCGCTGTGGCGCCGCTACATGGCTGCAGCCCTAGCCCGTTCGGTTGACACCTCAGAGTCGGACTTCGCCTCATCCGCAACCCGAGGCTGA
- a CDS encoding DUF1906 domain-containing protein, with amino-acid sequence MQDSPETLGLGPLRPVSRRDALRYAAAASAVAALGIGSAAAGSPTAAAATPLLIDYAAHQIPAEHIKAAGYAGVVNYVSMSRPGTNFGAKPITRPYAETLAKAGLVIISNYQYGKPGGGAPSDFTRGFAGGVADARAAWQLHTAAGGARNAPIFFSIDEDINRTTWNNVALQWFYGINSVLGVQRTGVYGGIDVCHWAAVDGVIGNSRTPGRVWAWQTRAWSDKRVHPNAVLYQRIVATKSNPGPLVGGFEVDVNDALAQDCGQWNLHP; translated from the coding sequence GTGCAGGACTCGCCGGAGACTCTCGGCCTTGGGCCGTTGCGCCCGGTATCCAGGCGCGACGCGTTGCGTTACGCCGCCGCTGCATCGGCGGTGGCCGCGTTGGGTATCGGGTCGGCAGCTGCCGGCAGTCCCACGGCGGCGGCCGCCACTCCGTTATTGATCGACTATGCCGCGCATCAAATTCCTGCCGAACACATCAAGGCTGCAGGCTACGCGGGAGTGGTGAACTACGTTTCGATGTCGCGTCCCGGCACGAACTTCGGCGCCAAGCCGATCACTCGCCCCTACGCCGAGACATTGGCCAAAGCAGGGCTGGTGATCATCAGCAATTATCAGTACGGAAAGCCGGGCGGCGGCGCACCGTCGGACTTCACCCGCGGGTTCGCCGGCGGTGTCGCCGACGCCCGGGCTGCCTGGCAGCTGCACACCGCGGCCGGTGGCGCCCGCAACGCTCCGATCTTCTTCTCCATCGATGAGGACATCAACCGCACTACATGGAACAATGTTGCGCTGCAATGGTTTTACGGAATCAATTCCGTACTCGGTGTGCAACGCACCGGCGTTTACGGCGGCATCGATGTGTGCCATTGGGCTGCGGTAGATGGCGTGATAGGGAACTCCCGCACACCCGGACGCGTATGGGCGTGGCAGACCCGGGCCTGGTCAGACAAGCGAGTCCACCCCAATGCTGTTCTCTATCAGCGCATTGTGGCCACCAAGTCAAATCCAGGCCCGTTGGTTGGGGGCTTCGAAGTCGACGTCAACGACGCCCTGGCCCAGGATTGCGGCCAGTGGAATCTGCATCCGTGA
- the istA gene encoding IS21 family transposase, whose product MAFREVSVNEIREVLRVWLGVVGLPAPGYRRIAAHCGVDRKTVRRYVEAAQAAGLRRDDDVSALDDGLIGAVAEAVRPVRPDGHGAAWDRLLEFEEQITAWVAGEGEARPLTITKIATLLDRRGCVVPYRTLNRFASERCGFGRKDTTVRVADGDPGVECQIDFGYLGMLTDTGDGRRRKVHALIFTAVYSRHMFVWLSYSQTLAAVIAGAQAAWEFFGGVFAVLIPDNLKPVIAAADAVNPRFTAGWLDYAGHGGFLTDPARVRSPKDKPRVERTVQYVRGNFWDGETFTSLEQAQQAATAWCERTAGMRIHGTTCARPVEVFTAEEQRLLLPVPGAYDVPVFKAVKVHRDFHAEVGKALYSLPEQWIGTTVDVRADSELVKFYHRGTLVKVHPRQPAGGRSTDRNDLPEHKASYALRDLAALIAACASHGPNVGIYAERILDDPLPWTRMRTVYRLQGLVRRYGAERVDRACSLALDLDVVSVNKIASMLERATETTTPALPRAVGQSATRFSRDPSEFTNTPASLTVVADAQPEETR is encoded by the coding sequence ATGGCTTTTCGGGAGGTCAGTGTGAACGAGATCAGGGAAGTGCTGCGGGTGTGGCTCGGGGTGGTGGGGTTACCGGCGCCGGGGTACCGCAGGATCGCCGCGCATTGCGGTGTGGACCGCAAAACGGTGCGCCGCTACGTGGAGGCCGCCCAGGCAGCGGGGCTGCGCCGAGACGACGATGTCAGCGCGCTCGATGACGGGTTGATCGGTGCGGTCGCCGAAGCGGTCCGCCCGGTGCGCCCCGATGGTCACGGCGCGGCCTGGGATCGGCTGCTCGAATTCGAGGAGCAGATCACCGCGTGGGTGGCCGGCGAGGGCGAGGCGCGGCCGTTGACGATCACCAAGATCGCGACGCTGTTGGACCGCCGAGGGTGTGTGGTTCCGTATCGGACGTTGAACCGATTCGCCAGTGAACGTTGCGGTTTCGGACGTAAGGACACCACGGTGCGAGTCGCCGACGGCGACCCGGGGGTGGAATGCCAGATCGATTTCGGCTACCTGGGGATGCTCACCGACACCGGTGATGGTCGTCGCCGCAAGGTGCACGCGTTGATCTTCACCGCCGTCTACAGCCGGCACATGTTCGTGTGGTTGTCGTATTCGCAGACCTTGGCGGCGGTGATCGCTGGCGCTCAGGCGGCGTGGGAGTTCTTCGGCGGCGTCTTCGCGGTGCTGATCCCGGATAACTTGAAACCGGTGATCGCCGCTGCCGATGCGGTCAACCCCCGGTTCACCGCGGGCTGGCTCGATTACGCCGGTCATGGCGGGTTCCTCACCGACCCGGCCCGGGTGCGCTCGCCCAAGGACAAGCCGCGGGTCGAACGCACGGTGCAGTATGTGCGTGGAAACTTCTGGGACGGTGAAACATTCACCAGTCTCGAGCAGGCGCAGCAGGCGGCGACCGCGTGGTGTGAGCGGACGGCCGGTATGCGCATCCACGGCACCACCTGCGCACGGCCGGTGGAGGTGTTCACCGCCGAAGAACAGCGACTCCTGCTGCCGGTGCCGGGGGCCTACGACGTGCCGGTGTTCAAGGCGGTCAAGGTGCACCGCGACTTCCACGCCGAGGTCGGCAAAGCCCTGTACTCGTTGCCCGAGCAGTGGATCGGCACCACGGTGGACGTGCGCGCCGATAGCGAGCTGGTGAAGTTCTATCACCGCGGCACGCTGGTGAAGGTCCATCCCCGCCAACCGGCAGGTGGGCGCAGCACCGACCGCAATGATCTGCCTGAGCACAAGGCCAGCTATGCGCTGCGGGACTTGGCGGCGTTGATCGCGGCGTGTGCCAGCCACGGGCCGAATGTCGGGATCTACGCCGAACGCATCCTCGATGACCCGCTGCCCTGGACCCGGATGCGGACCGTCTACCGGCTCCAGGGTCTGGTGCGCCGTTACGGCGCTGAGCGCGTCGATCGAGCATGTTCACTCGCGTTGGACCTCGACGTCGTCTCGGTCAACAAGATCGCTTCCATGCTGGAACGCGCCACCGAAACCACCACTCCGGCATTGCCCCGGGCGGTCGGGCAGTCAGCTACCCGGTTCTCGCGTGATCCATCCGAATTCACCAACACCCCAGCATCATTGACCGTCGTGGCCGATGCGCAACCCGAGGAGACCCGCTGA
- a CDS encoding MmyB family transcriptional regulator: MIAALARALRLSVDERDVLYRSAGIAPPPRGVISAHLSPGLQRILDHLTGTPVGVYTAAWDFVLGNQMWHALFGDLTALSGRESNLIWRAFVTENIPLVRSVEQADDFAQEMVSDLHAAMSAYPDDQGLIGLVADLRAASPAFEACWGQWRVANRRSERKTVDSPVVGHITFDCDVLSTTDSDLRVVVYTAPVGSTDADKLDLLRVVGIQTQ, from the coding sequence GTGATCGCCGCACTGGCGCGCGCTTTGAGGCTCAGCGTCGATGAACGCGACGTGCTCTACCGCTCGGCGGGAATCGCACCGCCACCGCGTGGCGTGATCTCTGCGCACCTGAGTCCGGGACTGCAGCGCATCCTCGATCACCTGACGGGCACTCCCGTCGGTGTGTACACCGCGGCATGGGATTTCGTGCTCGGCAACCAGATGTGGCACGCGCTCTTCGGGGATCTAACCGCCCTCTCCGGTCGTGAATCCAACCTGATCTGGCGCGCGTTCGTAACCGAGAACATCCCCCTCGTGCGGTCGGTGGAACAGGCGGATGACTTTGCGCAAGAGATGGTTTCAGACCTCCACGCCGCGATGAGTGCCTACCCAGACGACCAGGGCCTGATCGGACTCGTCGCCGATCTGCGCGCAGCCAGCCCCGCCTTCGAGGCGTGCTGGGGACAGTGGCGCGTAGCGAACCGACGCAGCGAACGCAAGACAGTCGACTCACCTGTCGTTGGGCACATCACCTTCGACTGCGACGTGCTTTCGACGACCGACTCCGACCTGCGCGTCGTGGTCTACACGGCTCCGGTCGGCAGCACTGATGCGGACAAGCTCGACCTGCTCAGGGTGGTCGGCATTCAGACCCAGTAG
- a CDS encoding ABC-F family ATP-binding cassette domain-containing protein, with amino-acid sequence MGHLEVGHVDYYLPDGRLLLADASFRVEQGSVVALVGPNGAGKSTLMRLIAGELQPDEGTITTSGGLGVMPQFIGSVRDERTVRDLLVAVARPTVTVAAKAVDAAELAMMERDNEAAQMTYAQALSDWGDVGGYEAENLWDKCTMAALGVPYSECQWRDARTLSGGEQKRLVLEALLRGPDEVLLLDEPDNYLDVPGKRWLEEQLKETPKTVLFVSHDRELLSVAADMIASVEPTPSGSDVWVHGGGFASFHEARERRFDRFDELRRRWDEKHAQLKKLVLDMRGYAGRSDAMASRYAAAQTRLRMFEEAGPPPEPPRKQDITMRLRGGRTGLRAVTCQDLELTGLMHPFSIEVYYGERVAVLGSNGSGKSHFLRLLAGHDVPHTGTWKLGARVVPGFFAQTHAHPELEKRTLVDTLWEAHARGRGAAMSVLRRYELERQGDQPFGKLSGGQQARFQILLLEIEGATALLLDEPTDNLDLESAEALQEGLESYEGTVLAVTHDRWFARTFDRFLVFGADGTVRETTEPVWDEARVKRAR; translated from the coding sequence ATGGGTCACCTGGAGGTCGGGCATGTCGACTACTACCTCCCGGATGGGCGGCTGCTACTGGCCGACGCCAGCTTCCGGGTCGAGCAAGGCTCGGTCGTAGCCCTGGTCGGGCCGAACGGGGCCGGAAAGTCCACGCTCATGCGCCTGATTGCCGGGGAGTTGCAGCCCGACGAAGGCACGATCACTACCAGTGGCGGCCTCGGCGTCATGCCGCAGTTCATCGGCTCGGTCCGTGACGAGCGGACGGTCCGCGATCTACTGGTCGCGGTCGCCCGGCCGACCGTCACCGTAGCGGCGAAGGCGGTCGACGCGGCCGAGCTGGCGATGATGGAACGCGACAACGAGGCCGCGCAAATGACCTACGCGCAGGCGCTGAGCGACTGGGGCGACGTGGGCGGATACGAGGCGGAGAACCTCTGGGACAAGTGCACGATGGCCGCCCTCGGCGTGCCCTACAGCGAGTGCCAGTGGCGGGATGCGCGGACCCTGTCCGGCGGCGAGCAGAAGCGCCTGGTTCTCGAGGCGCTGCTGCGCGGCCCCGACGAAGTGCTGTTGCTCGACGAGCCCGACAACTACCTGGACGTGCCGGGTAAACGCTGGCTGGAGGAACAGCTGAAAGAAACCCCCAAGACCGTGCTATTCGTCTCGCACGACCGAGAGCTGCTGTCGGTGGCAGCCGACATGATCGCCAGTGTCGAGCCCACGCCCAGCGGTTCGGACGTGTGGGTGCACGGCGGCGGGTTCGCGTCGTTCCACGAGGCGCGCGAGCGGCGGTTCGACCGGTTCGATGAGCTGCGCCGCCGCTGGGACGAGAAGCACGCCCAGCTAAAGAAGCTCGTCCTGGACATGCGCGGGTACGCGGGGCGCAGCGACGCGATGGCGTCGCGGTACGCAGCGGCCCAGACCCGGCTGCGGATGTTCGAGGAGGCCGGGCCGCCGCCGGAGCCGCCCCGCAAGCAGGACATCACGATGCGGCTGCGCGGCGGCCGTACCGGCCTACGGGCCGTCACCTGCCAGGACCTGGAACTGACCGGGCTGATGCACCCGTTCAGCATCGAGGTCTACTACGGCGAGCGGGTCGCGGTACTCGGCTCCAACGGCTCCGGGAAATCGCACTTCCTGCGGCTGCTAGCCGGCCACGACGTACCCCACACCGGCACCTGGAAGCTCGGTGCCCGGGTTGTCCCCGGGTTCTTCGCCCAGACGCACGCCCATCCCGAACTAGAGAAGCGGACCTTGGTCGACACGCTCTGGGAGGCGCACGCCAGGGGCCGCGGTGCGGCCATGAGTGTCCTGCGCCGCTACGAGCTTGAACGCCAAGGCGACCAGCCGTTCGGCAAGCTCTCGGGCGGCCAGCAGGCCCGCTTCCAGATCCTGTTACTGGAGATCGAAGGCGCGACCGCGTTGCTGCTCGACGAGCCCACCGACAACCTCGACCTCGAATCCGCCGAGGCCCTACAGGAAGGCCTGGAGTCCTACGAAGGCACCGTGTTGGCGGTGACCCACGACCGCTGGTTCGCCCGTACCTTTGATCGCTTCCTGGTCTTCGGCGCCGACGGCACCGTCCGCGAGACCACCGAACCCGTCTGGGACGAGGCCCGCGTCAAGCGCGCCCGCTAG
- a CDS encoding FAS1-like dehydratase domain-containing protein translates to MSDAEDWKADWHDVISRVGRTVGDGSITWAADVVERGAVRRYLEPLEFDCALHYSTEVAQKHGYDDVIAPYTSIFSFVGGPQWSPGEVAFPSADRNAAPQRLVIDPGEYPAAATGLFATDFEVEFIRPVVVGERLGGRGRTLTDVSLKQTRVGRGAFVKSESTMVDRAELPVATLRTGLFVFEPNEPTGSNENGDRGTLPEIPVPDDWLEGSSAPIVDGQRTGRDIEPGQLIEAISFPLPVLRLVMAAGANRDFNLIHHNTEAAQASGAPEMYANTLFLQGMWERTVRAFIGNKGTIERISGFRMVSFNTAGDTATVRGKVQSHRNDGDRTVAELMVWTANSGGLSVGPGTVIVTVPR, encoded by the coding sequence ATGTCGGATGCGGAGGACTGGAAGGCCGATTGGCATGACGTGATCAGTCGGGTCGGTAGGACCGTCGGTGACGGCTCGATCACCTGGGCAGCTGACGTGGTCGAGCGAGGTGCCGTGAGGCGCTATCTAGAACCGCTCGAGTTCGATTGTGCGCTCCACTACTCGACCGAGGTTGCCCAGAAGCACGGCTACGACGACGTGATCGCCCCTTATACGAGCATCTTCTCCTTCGTGGGAGGACCCCAGTGGTCCCCGGGCGAGGTGGCGTTTCCTTCTGCGGACCGCAATGCCGCGCCGCAGCGGCTGGTGATCGATCCGGGCGAATACCCCGCTGCTGCAACGGGTCTCTTTGCGACCGATTTCGAAGTCGAGTTCATTCGGCCGGTGGTCGTCGGAGAACGCCTTGGCGGGCGGGGCCGCACGTTGACGGACGTGTCCCTCAAGCAGACGCGCGTTGGCCGTGGTGCGTTCGTGAAGTCCGAGTCGACGATGGTCGACCGAGCGGAGCTGCCGGTTGCCACGCTACGCACCGGCTTGTTCGTCTTCGAGCCCAACGAACCGACCGGCTCCAACGAGAACGGAGATCGTGGGACCCTGCCGGAAATTCCGGTGCCCGACGATTGGCTCGAGGGGTCATCGGCTCCCATCGTCGACGGCCAACGAACAGGCCGCGACATCGAGCCGGGTCAACTCATCGAAGCTATCTCGTTTCCGCTACCGGTCTTGCGCTTGGTGATGGCGGCGGGTGCCAACCGAGACTTCAATCTGATTCACCACAACACCGAGGCCGCACAGGCCAGCGGGGCCCCTGAGATGTATGCCAATACGCTGTTCTTGCAAGGTATGTGGGAACGGACGGTCCGGGCGTTCATCGGCAACAAGGGGACGATCGAGCGGATCTCGGGATTCCGAATGGTCTCGTTCAATACAGCGGGCGACACCGCGACGGTGCGGGGCAAGGTGCAATCCCATCGGAACGACGGGGACCGCACGGTCGCCGAATTAATGGTGTGGACGGCGAACTCGGGCGGACTCTCGGTCGGGCCCGGCACCGTCATCGTGACGGTCCCACGCTGA
- a CDS encoding CaiB/BaiF CoA transferase family protein → MTGPFAAAILADQGADVVKVERPGIGDICRWVGTSVNGMSAAFLLCNRGKRSIAIDLATPDGLDIARRLCAEADVVIQNFRTGVMDRLGLGYHDIAADNPGVIYASLSGYGSAGPYAHRSAYDLAIQGYGGVASVQADPTDGVPVFVRQTVADKVTALFAAQAISAALYAREHGAGGQHLESSMMDSIVSFLWLDCAGNEVLMDSDDSTPSSMVGGFAPFEFQDGWGVVVPTSDDDFAGVCRAFGVDGYDDPEVATMAARWNNSGAVTAIFDLCRAHAANLTKAEATRRLDAERVPFSMVVSPKELIDDEHALAIGLLEKQHHPIAGQVRMPRHPTRFSATPASLGRPAPALGQHTTEILEEIGAGDRAADLRERGVVA, encoded by the coding sequence ATGACTGGGCCATTCGCGGCGGCGATACTCGCCGACCAAGGCGCCGACGTCGTCAAGGTCGAACGTCCTGGTATCGGCGACATCTGTCGTTGGGTCGGTACCAGCGTCAACGGCATGTCGGCGGCCTTCCTTCTATGCAATCGAGGCAAGAGGTCCATTGCGATCGATCTCGCCACCCCAGACGGCCTCGACATTGCCCGCCGACTCTGCGCGGAGGCCGACGTGGTCATCCAGAACTTTAGAACTGGTGTGATGGACCGGCTCGGGCTCGGCTACCACGACATTGCCGCTGACAACCCCGGGGTGATCTATGCGTCGCTTTCGGGCTACGGCTCCGCTGGTCCCTACGCGCACCGAAGTGCCTACGACTTGGCCATTCAGGGGTACGGCGGCGTCGCTTCGGTTCAGGCCGATCCCACTGATGGCGTGCCCGTGTTCGTCCGCCAGACGGTGGCCGACAAGGTGACCGCACTCTTTGCCGCTCAAGCGATTTCCGCCGCCCTCTACGCGCGCGAGCACGGTGCGGGCGGACAACACCTCGAATCGTCGATGATGGATTCCATCGTCTCGTTTCTCTGGTTGGACTGCGCAGGGAACGAAGTCTTGATGGATTCGGACGATTCAACGCCGTCGTCGATGGTCGGTGGCTTCGCTCCCTTTGAGTTCCAAGATGGCTGGGGCGTGGTCGTACCGACCAGCGACGACGACTTCGCCGGGGTGTGCCGCGCCTTCGGCGTCGACGGCTACGACGACCCCGAGGTCGCGACGATGGCGGCGCGCTGGAACAACTCTGGTGCGGTCACGGCGATCTTCGATCTGTGTCGCGCCCACGCCGCAAACCTGACCAAGGCAGAAGCGACCCGGCGACTGGACGCTGAGCGTGTGCCGTTTTCGATGGTGGTCAGTCCCAAGGAACTGATCGACGATGAGCACGCCCTGGCGATCGGCCTCCTCGAGAAACAGCACCACCCCATCGCCGGCCAGGTCAGAATGCCGCGGCACCCGACCAGGTTCTCGGCAACTCCCGCGAGCCTGGGTCGCCCAGCGCCGGCGTTGGGGCAACACACCACCGAGATCTTGGAGGAGATCGGTGCCGGTGACCGCGCCGCGGACCTCCGAGAACGCGGAGTGGTGGCGTGA
- the istB gene encoding IS21-like element helper ATPase IstB — translation MTTTNRAAADPVGADLLRLLKALKLGALADTLPERAALARQHKLSHIGFLETLLADEVSRRESRSAALRATKAGLDPSMRFDTWTAQEDLRYDRTLLGDLTSLRFLDAGQSAIVLGPVGVGKTHLATALGHMAIRRRHTVIFGRADKLFTRLRAARLDHTVDTEIRRLAAIDVLIIDDFALRSLDATETSDFYEIVVERHRTKTTIVTSNREPAEWLTMTADTLLAQSAIDRLTAAAHTLVIEGPSYRQRARPGQLDPDHPAEHPQ, via the coding sequence ATGACCACGACCAACCGCGCAGCCGCCGACCCGGTCGGCGCTGATCTGCTCCGACTGCTCAAAGCACTCAAACTCGGCGCGTTGGCCGACACCCTGCCCGAACGTGCCGCCCTGGCCCGCCAACACAAACTCAGCCACATCGGGTTCCTCGAAACTCTGCTGGCTGATGAGGTATCCCGACGCGAATCCCGCTCAGCCGCCTTACGGGCGACCAAAGCCGGACTCGACCCGAGCATGCGTTTCGACACCTGGACCGCACAAGAGGACCTCCGCTATGACCGCACCCTGCTCGGGGATCTGACCTCGCTGCGGTTCCTCGACGCCGGCCAGTCCGCGATCGTCCTCGGGCCCGTCGGAGTAGGCAAGACGCATTTGGCAACAGCGTTGGGGCACATGGCTATTCGCCGACGGCACACCGTCATATTCGGTCGCGCCGACAAACTGTTCACCCGGCTACGCGCAGCCCGACTCGACCACACCGTCGACACCGAGATCCGCCGCCTGGCCGCGATTGACGTCCTCATCATCGACGACTTCGCGCTGCGCTCGCTCGATGCCACCGAAACCAGCGACTTCTACGAAATCGTCGTCGAACGTCACCGCACCAAGACCACCATCGTGACCTCCAACCGGGAACCCGCCGAATGGCTGACCATGACCGCCGACACGCTATTGGCTCAATCAGCCATCGACCGACTGACCGCGGCGGCCCACACCCTGGTCATCGAAGGACCGTCCTACCGCCAACGCGCCCGGCCCGGCCAGCTTGACCCAGACCACCCCGCCGAGCATCCTCAATAA
- a CDS encoding TetR/AcrR family transcriptional regulator, translating to MKKAVPPDPLELPADRLARRTRILQTAFELLENDEYANIQMREVAEAAKVSLGTLYRYFTSKEHLYAATLLEWSTDFDLNDENLIPGASDEERIRGLLMRAVGAFERRPQVLRAEIALESSTDPNVQQLFEQFTDRHLEVMLHALHDVRPADGQAIVDTLVAVLGARTRSWALGRSTIHNVRKTIDRSVNLVFNGAKLRPAAGNDDAVTDGEPN from the coding sequence GTGAAAAAAGCCGTCCCACCTGATCCGTTGGAGCTGCCCGCAGATCGCTTGGCCCGCCGAACACGGATCCTCCAAACCGCGTTCGAGCTCCTGGAGAACGACGAGTACGCCAACATCCAAATGCGCGAAGTGGCCGAAGCGGCCAAGGTGTCGCTCGGAACGCTCTACCGCTACTTCACGTCCAAGGAGCACCTCTATGCAGCCACCCTCCTCGAGTGGTCGACCGACTTCGACCTCAACGACGAAAATCTCATACCCGGCGCCAGCGACGAGGAACGCATCCGCGGCTTGCTGATGCGAGCGGTGGGCGCCTTCGAACGCCGACCGCAAGTACTGCGGGCAGAGATCGCACTCGAAAGTTCCACAGACCCCAACGTCCAGCAGCTCTTCGAACAGTTCACAGACCGACACCTCGAGGTCATGCTCCACGCGCTGCATGACGTCCGCCCAGCCGACGGGCAGGCCATCGTCGACACCCTCGTCGCCGTGCTCGGCGCTCGAACTCGTTCGTGGGCGCTCGGGCGCAGCACCATCCACAACGTTCGCAAGACCATCGACCGCAGCGTCAATCTGGTATTCAACGGAGCGAAGTTGCGGCCAGCGGCCGGCAACGACGATGCCGTTACAGATGGTGAGCCGAACTGA
- a CDS encoding MarR family winged helix-turn-helix transcriptional regulator, giving the protein MEPNWLDAREERAWRAFVDARHRVGVHLERGLQRSGLSGADYEVLALLSDHDEDRMPSHELRNALGWEKSRLSHQLRGMEKGGLISREPNPNDARSTMVCLSPAGRTAIENAAPGHVADVRRNFIDLLTPAELDLLATLNERILQHLAANDDSPADEEPS; this is encoded by the coding sequence ATGGAACCGAATTGGCTGGATGCCCGTGAAGAGCGCGCCTGGCGGGCGTTCGTCGACGCGCGTCACCGCGTCGGCGTGCACCTGGAGAGGGGTCTGCAGCGATCGGGCCTGTCGGGGGCTGACTACGAGGTCTTGGCATTGCTCTCCGATCACGACGAGGACCGAATGCCTTCCCATGAGCTACGCAACGCATTGGGCTGGGAGAAGAGCCGCCTGTCTCACCAGCTCCGAGGCATGGAGAAAGGTGGGCTGATCAGCCGCGAGCCCAACCCGAATGACGCCCGCAGCACCATGGTCTGCTTATCGCCGGCGGGTCGAACCGCGATCGAGAATGCGGCGCCCGGCCACGTGGCGGACGTCCGCCGGAACTTCATCGATCTGCTCACCCCAGCTGAGCTCGACCTACTCGCCACTCTCAACGAACGAATCCTGCAGCACCTGGCCGCGAACGACGACTCCCCCGCCGACGAAGAGCCTTCATGA
- a CDS encoding YaeQ family protein, whose protein sequence is MALSATVFKIELGVSDVDHGYYADHTLTVARHPSETDERMVVRLLAFGLRAHRLSDVDGELAFGAGLSTPGVPDLRLADYTGRILEWITVGQPDERALGKAASQADQVLLFPFAAGVATWWRTVGPKVAKLPNLSVVQIPNEPVQQLAQTVDRRVAAQVMVMEGQVTMTVGGVDVTFTPEPLE, encoded by the coding sequence GTGGCTCTTTCCGCAACAGTGTTCAAAATCGAACTTGGCGTCTCCGATGTCGATCACGGTTACTACGCCGATCACACGCTGACCGTGGCCCGTCACCCCAGTGAGACCGATGAGCGGATGGTGGTGCGGTTGTTGGCGTTTGGGCTGCGCGCACACCGGCTCAGCGACGTCGACGGTGAATTGGCATTCGGGGCGGGCCTGTCCACCCCTGGCGTACCGGACTTGCGGCTCGCCGACTACACGGGCCGGATCCTGGAGTGGATCACCGTTGGCCAACCCGATGAACGCGCCTTGGGCAAGGCGGCCAGCCAGGCCGACCAGGTACTGCTGTTCCCGTTCGCCGCCGGCGTGGCCACCTGGTGGCGCACCGTCGGACCCAAAGTGGCGAAGCTGCCGAACCTGTCGGTGGTGCAGATACCGAACGAGCCGGTGCAGCAGCTGGCTCAGACTGTCGATCGACGGGTCGCGGCGCAGGTGATGGTTATGGAAGGTCAGGTGACGATGACCGTGGGCGGTGTCGACGTCACCTTCACGCCAGAGCCATTGGAGTGA